The region CCTTAGCAGTCTGTTCATACCGTCCTGAAGCTTTCAGTGGACGATTATCTGTGGCTTTTTAGGACACCCACCGTCATCGTTTCTGACCTTGGCTGGGCGTTCACCTGCTCGcacatcatgtaacacacacgcgcgcgcgcgcgcgcgagcgcgcagaCCGCGCTTgagcacacgcacgtatgcactaACATGTAAATGCATACAACCAAACGCATCCATCTGAATGTAACGATGtatcaattcaaattcaaaacaaacatgcacatgtgccttataacacacacacgcgcgcacgcgcacgcacacacactcacgcacatacgcacgtgtacacacacacacacacacacacacacacacacacacacacacacacacacacacacacactgtttttctgTATCTGTTAAGATAAGGGAATGTTCATCCCCATAGCCCAGTCTCAtttcatcccccacccaccatccacccccttctgctctccctccaccctccctctcgttctccttctctcagtattatcaaattcattacggaccaagtatcgttctaatgtcaagtgcatatgctttagtaacctgacaattgagcatataagtTTTGACtgcagcttgatgaagccttatgtacaccggcgaaagtgtgtcttcacatgtgactgagaacgttgatatttttgactttttgcattcattatcagttgtttcgcttgtcaatttaacgacttctcttttacggagtcctttaagtaatttcctgtaattgtatttagatttctttttttttcaaatttcaccctcatttcaccctcatttgcccagtttcccccaaccctccattcattcacatctcccaccccttctaaccgataatgctcaaatttattcataaatactttaacaaaatgtcttcaatcaccgatatgtgtgacgggacattaaacaaaattcctcctcctctcagtcactgtctttctgctctctgtctctcgatccctgtctctgttttcgtctctgtctttctcgctaaCCTCACTCcttcccctatctctgtctctctgatctctgagtctgtctgtctctctaagctCTGTCTCTCtaagctctgtgtctgtctgtccctctccccccactccctctctctctctctctcttgcctgtctcagtctgtgtgtgtgtgtgtgtgtgtgtgtgtgtgtgtgtgcagttcaacTTAGTGGGACGTAATCTCATTACGCATTTCAGGTCTATTTGTCGAAGTTATTTCCCTTCGTACGCAAACTCTGTTCAGAAAATTTATTCTcactccattgtgtgtgtgtgcgcatgcacgtgagaaagagagacgggagagagagagagaaagcgacagaatgCAAGAGaagggttgtaaaaaaaaaaaaaaaaagaaaaacgagaatAGCGATGGGAGAAACACGACCATTTTGCTCAGATATAATGTCGTAGccgtattttatttcattcagttcTGATTTATCAGTCGTGATAGGAGTGAAATTCAAACACTTAacaggcacgcacgcatcactcacacacacgcgcgcgcgcgcgcacgcaccgtGACTAGACAAACGGATGCAAGGTAGataaagactgagagagaaagaaagagattacTCAAACGTTCCTAAAATGAGTAaggcacaataacaacaaaaaattgacTGAAATCAAATTGAGTCAAAAAGTTTATCAAATGTGTTTTAGAAAATGTCCTTGCACGACATTGGTTTTCGATATATATTAAGTAGATTAGGAaacgaaaaaaatcattaaagaaTAATAACgaagtttaataataataaaaagtaaatatatcgtcttttttttaaactgatcagCGCGCCCGTAACCAAAAGCTtaaagctgttgttgtttgcgtgtttctttttatgttattTCTTTCCATCTCTTGTCTGTGCATAAGTTACACtccactttgattttttttttttaactgagataATTGAGTTAACAAAgtgattttgattttgttatCATGTATGATTATTTTCAAATTAATGAATGGAATACGTTTTTATCATGTATGATTATTTTCAAATTAATGGATGGAATacgtttttattttctgtttgtttgttgtttttgctggatGCGGGATGGTTTTTCGTGTTtcgttttttgggttggtttattttgttttttcctttgcgTATTAACAAAAACGGGGCAGGGAGCGGGCAGTCGGGAGTACAATGAAAGAGCAgtggaggcggtgggggggggtaaatatAAAGTTCtgcacaacaaagaaacaaacaaaaacaagaataaccAATTCAGATTAAATTGTGTGACCAGTCTTTCATGACGCTTTTCAAAAAGCACAGATTAGTAAATGTCCTGGTTTGCTTTGTGTAAATGTTCTTGATGTTTTGTCTATATAATCATTGTTGCTACCTGTGTGATGTGTTTAATTTCTGCAAAATATTCGGCAAACATTTTCCATTATCGACAAAAACCTCTTCATTTGCAGGCAGCCCAACTCCGTTTTTATATTCCGTTGTTTCCCAGTCTGCCGACAATAGCGTCGACAATATCCTTCATGTTTAGGCAGCCAAACTCTGATTTCTGACTCGGTTAGCGTTCCGCACCAGTCTGCTGACAATGGCAACAACAGTATCCCCTACgtttaggcagccaaactccattTTGAGAATCCGTTGTGTTCCagtcttcaaaaacaaaacaaaaacaaaaaattagcGTCTACAATCTCCCCCACACGCTAGCGCCTATGACCTCCACCGTTTAGGCATCCAAAGTCCATTTTCAGACTTCGTTGTATTCcagtctgtcaacaacaacaaaaacaacaacaacaaaaatgagcgTATACAATCTCCTCCACGCTAGTGCCTATGTCCCATAGTCTAGGCATCCAAACTCCATTTTCAGACTACGTTGTGTTTCAGTCAgtcaaagtaatttttttttttaattgcgtcTACACGCTCCCCCACACGCTCGCGTCTATGTCCCCAACCGTTTAGGCATCCAAACTCCATTTTCAGACTTCGTTGTATTTCACTTCgtcaaaaaaaaattaattaaaatagAATAtattagaatatgtctttattaccaagtgtaccgggatcacaagtaatactggaggggaggggagggggggatagtacataacaagatacgaacataaatcaaaaatcatacacaaacacaaatacagtagaaattaggatacatacaagtgcatatcaatataaaaacttgtgcatactcacacatgcacatacacacacacatacacgcacccccccacacacacacacacacacacacacacacatgaacagaagcTGTGtgttacatatggatggggctgatgactaaatcttcaggtagatggttgttgatagtGTCTAGAATCTCCCCCAACACGCTAGAGTTTATGTCCCCAACGTTAAGGCATCCAAACTCCATTTTCAGACTTCGTTGTGTTCTAgtctgtcaaaaaaaaacaaaaaaaagcgtcTATAATCTCCCACACACGCTGGCGTCTATGGCCCCCACTGCTTAGGTATCCAAATTCCATGTTCAGACACGTTAGCTCCTATATCCCCAACCGTTTTGGCATCCAAACTCCATTTTCAGACTCCGTTGTGTTTCAgactgtcaaagaaaaaaaaaacagcatctaCAATCTCCCACACGTTAGCTCCTATATCCCCAACCGTTTAGGCATCTGAAGGCCATTTTCAGACTTTGTAGTGTTTCAGTCTCTCAACAAAAATTGCGTCTGCAATCTCCCAAACACTCTAGTGTTTATGTCTCCCACCGTTTAGGCATCCAAACTCCATTTTCAGACTCTGTTGTATTCCAGACtgtcaaagaaaaataaacagcgTCTACAATCTCCCACACGTTAGTTCCTATATCCCCAACCGTTTAGgcatccaaaggccattttcaGACTTCGTAGTGTTTCagtctatgtaaaaaaaaaataataataataaaaagtaaaaataaaaatagcgTCTACAATCTCCCCTACATGCTAGCATGTATGTCCCCGAAGTTTAGGCAACCAAACTCCGTTTTCAGACTTCGCTGTGTTCCAGTctgtcaacaaaaaacaaaaagaaatacgtCTACAATCTAGCGTCTATGCCCCCCTCCGTTTAGGCATCCAAATTCCATTTTCAGACTACATTATGTTTCAgtctgtcaaagaaaaaaaaagcgtctaCAAACTCCCCCACACGCTTGCGTCTATGTCCCCTATCAGTTTTGGCATCCAAACTCCCGTTTTCAGACTTCGTTGACTTCCAGtctgtcaacaacaaccaaaaaaaagcgTCTACAAACCCCCACACGCTTGTGTCTATGTCCCCTATCAGTTTTGGCATCCAAACTCCGTTTTCTGACTTCGTTGATTTCCAgtccgtcaaaaaaaaaaaaaaaaaaaaaaaaaagagcgtctACAATCTCCTCCACATGCTAGCGTCTATGGCATTCAAAAATCCCGCGTTTTATTTTTAGTTCAGACTCCCGTTGTTTTCCAGTCTGCCGATGATGGCGTCCACAATCTCCCCAACGCTGGCGTCGATGTCCACGCTCAGGCAGTTCTCGTCCGCCTCGGGCTCCTCCAAGGTCGCCAGCTGCGAGGTCAGGAGGTCAGGGGGCATGAAGTGACCCATGCGAGCCTGAAGGCGAGCCTCCAGGGTGGCCCGCGACCCCTTCAGAAGAACGAACAGTGTCAtcggcgatgatgatgaagacggcgatgatgatgaagacggcgATGaagtggtgtgagggtgtgttgtggggggagtgtgggggctgCTGGAGGCGgcgtggctgctgctgctgctgccagtgcTGGCGCCGCTGTGAGAACGTAGGATGTCTCTGTAGCGGCGCTTCAGGGCTGAGCACGTCAGGATGGCTGACTGGTCCGTCCCTTGAATGCTGGGAGAATAATCAAAgcagaaagaatgtgtgtgtgtgttggggttgggtcGGGGATGtaggtagagtgagagagacagagacagagacacagagagagaacactaaacatatgaacattgaacacagaactgaagacagagaaagagaaatagagagagagagagagagagagagaaagtgagagagagagagagaactgaacatttaacactgaacacagaactgaagagatagagagaaagactgagacagagacagagagagagagagagcactgaacattgatcactgaacacagaactgaagagagagagagagagagagagagagagagaaagtgagagagagagcactgaacatttaacactgaacacagaactgaagagatagaaagactgagacagtgacacagagagagagagagcactgaacattgATCATTGAACacagaactgaagagagagagggggagagagagagaggttgagagagggagagagagcactgaacactgaacacagaactaaagagagagagagagagcactaacattgaacacaaaactaaaacagagagagagagagcactaacaTTGAACACAGAacttaacactgaacactgaagtgtTGAATTTCATTAGCTGTAGAGCTCTAATGACATATGAGGGAAAAATCAggcacgagagagaaagagagagagagagagagggagagagggggaggggacgaaacacaccgaaacgaaacgaattcttATTTCACAAGAGAAGCGGAGTAAAAacaacggtttttttttcttcttttttttttttttttttttcttcttctttttttcacatccacctctccacagagagagaaagaaagggagaaagacatgagttggcagacagagaatgagagagggaaagtggagagagagagagagttgacagagagaaatggaaagaaagatttgacagagagacagacacagagataaagttgACAAACAGGAGTTGACATAAAGAGAAAACgttgacagagagaggtagacacacaGAGGAGGACTCTCTGGCAGAcacagtctctgtcacacacacacacacacacacacacacacacacggagagagagagagaaagccatgtTAATACTTAACCTAAGCTCTCCCGGCTGATCCCAAGTACACCTTTCCTAAtccagatcaacacacacacacacacacacacacacacacacacacacaaaagcacgtcACAACCCGTACAGTTCGAAAcctgttcgagagagagagagagagagagagggtgtgtgtgtgtgagagagagagagagagagcattcacgTGTATGGAAATCACCTGTTGATGTAGTCGTTGATGGACTTCAGCCACGGAAATCTGTCCTGTTCAACACAGAAGACAAGGTCGCAACAACACAGTGAAATAGAtaccgaactctctctctctctctctctctctctctctctctctctctctctcgttgatatGCGAACATCGAATGATGTAGTCTATGGCGAAACAAATCGCTATCCAATATATGTAAACTCTGCTGTGAATTGTATTCGATATTGGCTTAAACCGTTGCAAACGGGGGATAATAGAATACCGTATAAAGCCAATAAAATATTACATGATtcagacagaaagggaaagaataACTGGGTAACGAAGGGTCGTCTTGgttcgaatatggatttggctttgtttgGATGAAACAGGGTGTTGGTAGTGTGAAtggctttttttctgcttttcgcCAAAGGATtactgattgtagatggcaaacgtaGTATAGTCACATGTGTGCTAGTAAcagatttgatatgtatagaacattctgtaatatGCCTAGTTGGAAGCCTTATCTGTTGCTAAATATAGACAGGCATTGAAACGTGTAACGACGagatttagactaggtatatcagaattgacagtgcatcgctttagatacagaagtttttgtgtAAACAATTTAGTTTGTCCTTTATGCCATGAGGCCCAAGAAAaagaggtgcactttgttctttgctgcccagcactaaaacatacacgtcaaatgttAATAAAACCTAAGCACTAAaaacatccctctctgttcaagttgaatttgttaatgtcgtcaagaaAGAACACAACAAGGAAAACACGGAAAGCaagaaatcagaaagaaagaacacaacaaggagaaacacagaagaaagaaatgcaataagagagaaacacagaaagaaagaaatacagtaagtagaaacacagaaagaaagaaagaaatacaataagagagaaacacaaaaagaaagaaataca is a window of Babylonia areolata isolate BAREFJ2019XMU chromosome 22, ASM4173473v1, whole genome shotgun sequence DNA encoding:
- the LOC143297007 gene encoding putative gluconokinase; translation: MVIVILMGVCGCGKTTVGEALAEKLGWPFRDADEFHSVANKRKMSLSVPLTDEDRFPWLKSINDYINSIQGTDQSAILTCSALKRRYRDILRSHSGASTGSSSSSHAASSSPHTPPTTHPHTTSSPSSSSSPSSSSSPMTLFVLLKGSRATLEARLQARMGHFMPPDLLTSQLATLEEPEADENCLSVDIDASVGEIVDAIIGRLENNGSLN